The following proteins are encoded in a genomic region of Nicoliella spurrieriana:
- a CDS encoding XTP/dITP diphosphatase — MTDLIIATNNPNKAREFREMLEPHGFNVKTLADFPEVGSINENGATFEQNATIKARAVVDATGLAALADDSGLQVAALNGAPGVHSARYAGDHDDLANNQKLLANLVGQNDRSAIFRTCLVLLKPSGAKLVVNGDIHGEILDAPRGTSGFGYDPLFYVPKFKLTMGEMTDEQKNSISHRGRATRQLLAKIDEWWNQTK; from the coding sequence ATGACTGATTTAATTATTGCGACGAACAACCCTAATAAGGCTCGTGAATTTCGAGAAATGTTGGAACCACACGGATTCAATGTCAAAACACTGGCCGATTTTCCGGAAGTGGGTTCAATTAACGAAAACGGAGCAACATTTGAACAAAATGCGACCATTAAAGCCCGTGCAGTGGTGGATGCAACTGGGCTAGCTGCGCTTGCTGATGATTCAGGATTACAGGTTGCCGCCTTAAATGGGGCTCCCGGAGTCCATTCAGCACGGTATGCTGGCGATCATGATGATTTAGCAAATAACCAAAAACTATTAGCTAATTTAGTGGGGCAAAATGACCGTTCAGCTATTTTTAGGACGTGCCTGGTACTACTAAAGCCCAGTGGGGCTAAACTGGTTGTGAACGGGGATATTCATGGTGAAATTTTAGATGCACCGCGTGGAACCAGCGGCTTTGGTTATGATCCGTTATTTTACGTTCCGAAGTTTAAGTTAACGATGGGTGAAATGACCGATGAACAGAAGAATTCAATTAGCCATCGGGGGCGCGCCACTCGCCAGTTACTTGCTAAAATTGATGAGTGGTGGAATCAGACCAAATAA
- a CDS encoding YslB family protein, whose amino-acid sequence MNQELYQKFITNPEIKQNWPAALLRDGVISDLLGEDIHSILYWAGKSMARKYATTNPADLITFFEQSGLGHLTIQSENKTAIEWLIDGPIVNARLAVNADADFMFEAGLLAQSVEQQRGLISEAELNKKSVKKGSVVITVHIDPKNTTDEFETVAPFSVISNRKEQPVEQEPMPNQPTNEAVDQHQDQKTK is encoded by the coding sequence ATGAATCAAGAATTATATCAAAAATTCATTACTAATCCGGAAATTAAACAAAATTGGCCAGCAGCACTCCTCCGTGATGGAGTAATTTCCGACCTGCTAGGTGAGGATATCCATAGTATTCTTTACTGGGCTGGCAAATCCATGGCTAGAAAATACGCCACCACTAATCCAGCGGACCTAATTACCTTCTTTGAGCAAAGTGGGCTAGGCCATCTAACCATCCAAAGTGAAAATAAGACTGCTATCGAATGGCTCATTGACGGCCCCATCGTCAACGCCCGCCTTGCTGTTAATGCGGACGCGGACTTTATGTTCGAGGCCGGCCTACTTGCCCAATCAGTAGAACAACAACGCGGCCTCATTTCAGAAGCCGAACTAAATAAAAAAAGCGTTAAAAAGGGGAGCGTAGTCATTACCGTCCATATCGACCCCAAAAATACGACCGATGAATTTGAAACGGTTGCTCCATTTTCCGTTATCTCGAACCGCAAAGAACAACCCGTTGAACAAGAACCAATGCCAAATCAACCCACTAACGAAGCGGTTGATCAACATCAAGATCAAAAAACCAAATAA
- a CDS encoding DUF948 domain-containing protein translates to MTAGIIAALAFLLLVIFIGVFLLKLVTTLNEVNQSLKSITDDVDVLASQTEKVLASSNSMLKDLNDKVNTIDPVFQAAADLGVSVSELNDSTKNLTGRVKNGGKMGFGTKLMSLAGASIFGNSKKKNKNKK, encoded by the coding sequence ATGACTGCAGGGATTATTGCTGCCTTAGCTTTTCTGCTATTAGTAATCTTTATCGGAGTATTCTTATTAAAGCTAGTAACGACTTTAAACGAGGTTAACCAAAGCTTAAAGTCAATTACTGATGATGTTGATGTTCTCGCTAGTCAAACTGAAAAAGTTTTAGCAAGTTCTAACTCAATGCTTAAGGATTTAAATGATAAGGTCAATACGATTGATCCAGTGTTCCAAGCAGCGGCAGACTTGGGAGTTAGTGTGTCAGAATTAAATGATTCTACTAAGAATCTTACTGGCCGGGTCAAGAATGGCGGTAAGATGGGCTTTGGCACTAAGTTAATGAGCTTAGCTGGTGCTTCTATCTTTGGTAACAGCAAGAAGAAAAATAAGAATAAAAAATAA
- a CDS encoding mechanosensitive ion channel family protein, which translates to MLIAESVITKNSSFIQKYLATFKWDKILNDFTSAAFSVIVISIFFIIISRVGKFFINKAFKQYAKSNNTNNSAKRINTLHVVSNNSFQYGLVFFWIYSVLSEVGVPIGTLLASASIFSVAIGIGAQGLVTDIVTGFLILFEKQIDVGEYVTITMTTGTQIEGTVTGVALRTTELTSFTGYVNYIPNRQLAAITNRNRSETRAIIQIRINGNTPVDKTIGVINKVNAENVKKYPDIIAAPDVWGAFNTPDGNLAIQVNIETKNGQQLYIQHQFLGLYLDAISDAGIELPKSPVVLN; encoded by the coding sequence ATGCTTATCGCAGAATCTGTGATCACTAAAAATAGTTCATTCATTCAAAAGTACTTAGCAACGTTCAAGTGGGATAAAATTTTAAATGATTTCACTAGCGCCGCCTTTTCTGTGATTGTAATTTCAATCTTTTTTATCATCATTAGTCGGGTTGGTAAATTCTTTATCAACAAGGCGTTCAAGCAATATGCTAAAAGCAACAACACCAATAATTCGGCTAAGCGCATCAACACGCTGCATGTCGTCTCCAATAATTCATTCCAATATGGATTAGTATTTTTTTGGATCTACTCGGTCCTTTCAGAAGTAGGCGTCCCAATCGGTACCCTGCTTGCCAGTGCCAGTATCTTCAGTGTTGCCATCGGGATTGGAGCACAGGGATTGGTTACGGATATTGTAACCGGCTTTTTAATTTTATTTGAAAAGCAAATTGATGTTGGTGAATACGTTACCATTACCATGACGACCGGGACCCAAATTGAAGGAACCGTTACCGGAGTGGCATTGCGGACGACTGAATTAACCAGTTTTACGGGTTACGTTAACTACATTCCTAACCGCCAACTAGCTGCGATCACGAACCGAAACCGTAGTGAGACCAGAGCGATCATTCAGATCCGTATTAATGGGAACACCCCAGTTGATAAAACCATCGGGGTTATTAATAAGGTTAATGCTGAAAACGTTAAAAAGTATCCAGATATTATCGCTGCACCAGATGTTTGGGGTGCATTCAATACTCCTGATGGTAACCTTGCCATTCAAGTTAATATTGAAACTAAGAACGGTCAACAACTATACATTCAACACCAATTCTTAGGTCTCTACCTAGATGCCATCTCAGATGCCGGAATCGAATTACCAAAGAGCCCGGTTGTGTTGAACTAA
- the ccpA gene encoding catabolite control protein A: MEKQTVTIYDVAREAHVSMATVSRVVNGNSNVRQNTRNKVLRVIKDLNYHPNAVARGLASKKTTTVGVIIPDVTNIYFSELARGINDIAEMYKYNIILASSDGNTEKECRVFNSLLAKQVDGIVFMGRDVTTNLRKAFNDAKVPVVLAGTTSKDPVEPSVNIDYRAATDEAVSQLLNNGCQKVGLVCGALKYSINREYRLAGYRDALLKKQVEFDEHLLFETSESYQDGYDLAPRLIQNGIQGAFVSDDELAAGILNGLTDASVNVPTAFQLITGNNTKFTRVVRPELSSIDQPLYDIGAVAMRLLTKLMDHDVVANKNVVLAHQIINRNSTN; encoded by the coding sequence ATGGAAAAACAAACGGTTACCATATATGACGTTGCCAGAGAAGCCCACGTTTCAATGGCAACTGTTTCAAGGGTGGTAAACGGAAATAGCAATGTACGTCAAAACACCCGCAATAAAGTGTTAAGGGTTATTAAGGACTTAAATTATCACCCTAATGCAGTAGCTAGGGGATTGGCCAGTAAAAAAACCACTACGGTGGGGGTCATTATTCCAGATGTTACTAATATATATTTTTCAGAATTGGCTCGTGGAATTAACGATATTGCTGAAATGTATAAATATAATATTATTTTGGCTAGTTCCGATGGAAACACTGAAAAGGAATGTCGGGTGTTCAATTCACTATTAGCTAAGCAGGTTGATGGAATTGTATTCATGGGGCGTGATGTTACGACTAATCTGCGGAAGGCCTTCAATGATGCAAAGGTGCCGGTAGTATTAGCAGGAACGACTAGTAAGGATCCAGTAGAACCTAGCGTTAATATTGATTATCGAGCTGCGACTGATGAGGCAGTTAGTCAGCTGTTGAACAACGGGTGTCAAAAAGTCGGTTTGGTTTGTGGTGCCTTGAAGTATTCAATTAACCGGGAATACAGGCTTGCTGGTTATCGTGATGCCCTTTTAAAAAAGCAAGTGGAATTTGATGAGCATTTATTATTTGAAACCAGTGAAAGTTATCAAGATGGTTATGATTTAGCTCCCCGTTTAATTCAAAACGGGATTCAGGGGGCCTTTGTCAGTGACGATGAATTAGCTGCTGGGATTTTAAACGGGCTTACCGATGCCTCAGTTAACGTCCCGACTGCTTTTCAACTGATTACGGGGAACAATACGAAGTTCACCCGGGTGGTGAGACCAGAATTATCATCAATTGACCAGCCACTCTACGATATTGGAGCCGTAGCAATGCGGCTATTAACTAAGTTGATGGATCATGATGTCGTTGCAAATAAAAACGTCGTGTTGGCCCATCAAATTATTAACCGGAATTCGACTAACTAG
- the murI gene encoding glutamate racemase has translation MMNSQPIGFMDSGVGGLTVAKAVIKKLPNESIVYFGDEARLPYGEKSQAQIQTYATQVARFLLKREIKLLVVACNTASAQALPLLARELPIPVIGVIDPGSKLAINTTLNHRVGVIATNGTVNSHAYERELKRLDPKTTVFSLGCPRFIPMVEDGEYHRPEDQKIVDVDVKPMLAHGIDTLIMGCTHYPIMRKLIQNAVGPRIRLVDPGIAVCEQVVDGLKHADLMAPNDHQATYRFYTTGAVAKFVTIAEDWLQMKIDACHVDLSELE, from the coding sequence ATGATGAATTCACAACCGATTGGATTCATGGATTCTGGAGTCGGTGGCCTGACGGTTGCCAAAGCTGTTATCAAGAAGCTGCCGAACGAGTCAATTGTTTACTTCGGTGACGAAGCCAGATTACCATACGGCGAAAAAAGCCAAGCACAAATTCAAACCTATGCAACCCAGGTTGCCCGTTTTCTATTGAAACGAGAGATTAAATTATTAGTGGTGGCGTGCAATACTGCATCTGCCCAGGCACTACCACTGTTAGCTCGTGAGTTGCCAATCCCGGTAATTGGCGTAATCGATCCGGGTAGTAAATTAGCAATCAACACGACGCTTAACCATCGGGTGGGTGTAATTGCAACCAATGGGACCGTTAATAGCCATGCTTACGAACGGGAGTTGAAACGGCTTGATCCAAAGACCACTGTTTTTAGTCTCGGGTGTCCACGGTTTATTCCAATGGTCGAGGATGGTGAATACCATCGGCCTGAAGATCAAAAGATTGTTGATGTCGATGTTAAGCCGATGCTAGCTCATGGCATTGATACGTTGATAATGGGGTGTACCCACTACCCCATTATGCGAAAATTGATTCAAAATGCGGTGGGGCCTCGGATTCGATTGGTGGATCCCGGCATTGCCGTTTGTGAGCAGGTAGTTGACGGCCTAAAACATGCGGATTTAATGGCCCCTAATGATCATCAAGCGACCTATCGGTTCTATACGACCGGTGCGGTGGCTAAATTCGTAACCATTGCTGAGGATTGGTTACAAATGAAAATTGACGCCTGCCATGTCGACCTTTCAGAATTGGAGTGA
- the trxA gene encoding thioredoxin yields MVTETTDKTFEQDTSKGVTLTDFWATWCGPCRMQSPVVDQLSEEMGDKVTFNKMDVDQNQATPQKFGIMSIPTLLVKKDGKVVDSIVGYHSKEQLAKILDQYVN; encoded by the coding sequence ATGGTTACTGAAACTACTGATAAAACATTTGAACAAGATACTTCAAAGGGTGTTACCTTGACTGATTTCTGGGCCACTTGGTGTGGTCCATGCCGGATGCAATCACCAGTTGTTGATCAATTATCAGAAGAGATGGGTGATAAGGTAACGTTCAATAAGATGGATGTTGACCAAAATCAAGCCACTCCCCAAAAGTTTGGGATTATGAGTATTCCAACCTTGCTAGTTAAAAAGGATGGTAAGGTTGTAGATAGTATTGTGGGTTACCACAGTAAGGAACAATTAGCAAAGATATTGGATCAATACGTTAACTAA